The following proteins are encoded in a genomic region of Sorangiineae bacterium MSr12523:
- a CDS encoding (Fe-S)-binding protein — protein MKRRPDQRPMKALPLLDPQRAALENCVFCPKLCRSACPVSNAEPRETLTPWGKMSMAYFAAHGDVPREASYAAPAWACTGCYGCRESCDHRNDVTSGLHAARAAWSAYGIAPEGAARTVARYAEHEARTRTAAGRLGNRRAGTRTGLLVGCTYLHKAPDEARDALEVARELAGEDVGVVDGCCGMPLLMAGDAPGFGRAAADMAERLRHFERVTVVDAGCGAALRMHYPEIGVHVGPKVVMLVEWAAREATRFATLGKPATEPVRWHDPCKLGRGLGIYEAPRTVLTRILGEAPAEFDTRRERATCSGAGGLLPLTMPEPARIIAKTRLEEHARAGGGRVITGCASSLHALRRASSGTAVDDIVTWMARSLRARKDEGSA, from the coding sequence CAAATTGTGCCGGAGCGCCTGCCCCGTGTCGAACGCGGAGCCGCGCGAAACGCTCACGCCGTGGGGCAAAATGTCGATGGCCTATTTCGCGGCGCACGGCGACGTTCCGCGCGAGGCCTCCTACGCCGCACCGGCGTGGGCCTGCACCGGATGCTACGGGTGCCGTGAGTCGTGCGACCATCGCAACGACGTCACGTCGGGGCTCCATGCGGCGCGGGCAGCTTGGTCCGCGTACGGCATCGCGCCCGAGGGGGCTGCGCGCACGGTGGCACGCTATGCCGAGCACGAGGCGCGCACGCGCACGGCGGCCGGGCGCCTGGGGAATCGGCGGGCGGGGACACGCACGGGGTTGCTCGTAGGGTGCACCTATTTGCACAAGGCGCCGGACGAAGCGCGGGACGCGCTCGAGGTTGCACGTGAGCTGGCAGGGGAAGACGTCGGCGTGGTCGACGGTTGCTGTGGGATGCCGCTTCTCATGGCCGGCGATGCACCGGGCTTCGGACGCGCGGCGGCCGATATGGCCGAGCGGCTGCGGCACTTCGAACGGGTGACGGTGGTGGATGCAGGGTGCGGGGCGGCGCTGCGGATGCACTACCCGGAGATCGGTGTGCACGTCGGGCCGAAGGTCGTCATGCTCGTGGAGTGGGCGGCCCGAGAGGCGACACGCTTTGCCACCTTGGGAAAGCCCGCGACCGAGCCCGTGCGATGGCACGACCCCTGTAAACTGGGGCGCGGGCTCGGAATTTACGAGGCACCGCGCACGGTGCTCACGCGCATTCTGGGCGAGGCGCCCGCGGAATTCGACACGCGGCGCGAGCGCGCCACATGCTCGGGTGCCGGCGGGCTCTTGCCGCTGACCATGCCCGAGCCGGCGCGCATCATTGCGAAGACACGGCTCGAAGAGCATGCGCGCGCGGGCGGCGGGCGCGTGATCACGGGCTGCGCCTCGAGCCTGCACGCATTGCGGCGTGCTTCCTCTGGCACGGCGGTGGACGACATCGTCACGTGGATGGCGCGGAGCCTGCGGGCGCGAAAGGACGAGGGGAGCGCGTGA
- a CDS encoding ATP-binding protein: MNRKSVAPPRKTIATRVLASFAVTVVAFAVTVGWSVVAQRRAALDSEELARGYLPAALALGQLRANQGTLAALLDSIPDERNPLSAREMLRVLSNARPQAFAKAREALAVGLADVGSPSSRALAASLTAELGSIEADLEDDKEQFSLLFSALDSGDKDAINRILVEAGPQEHAAERRVREISERVRVSMDHISEDAQRREQRAIYALIALAVLTLGVGVAVSIHTRRLLAPLARVTERAQAVAHGDLTPQEVAPTEDEIGDLAMAFERMVGAVASAQAQALSNERLAAIGKMAAHVTHEIRNPLSSIGLNIELLEEELAARTDARGESRALLQAIAREVQRLEHLSEEYLRLARLPSPRMEAEDIAGAVNEVVNFSRAENERADCHVRVDIADKLPPALFDEAQIRQALLNLLRNAREAMPQGGDIDVIVRAEGMSVVVRVNDRGGGIPDEIRPRVFDPFFSTKGEGTGLGLAITRQIVVAHGGSVTAEPREGGGTSFRIALPIAPARASEPRGNRGPSLVSITRS, from the coding sequence GTGAATCGCAAGAGCGTCGCCCCGCCGCGCAAGACCATCGCGACGCGCGTGCTTGCGTCGTTCGCGGTGACGGTGGTGGCCTTCGCCGTCACCGTGGGCTGGAGCGTGGTCGCCCAGCGGCGTGCGGCGCTCGACAGCGAGGAGCTCGCCCGCGGGTACCTGCCCGCGGCCCTTGCGCTGGGCCAGCTTCGCGCGAACCAGGGAACCTTGGCCGCGCTGCTCGACAGCATCCCCGACGAGCGCAACCCGCTGTCGGCCCGCGAGATGCTGCGGGTTCTCTCCAATGCACGCCCGCAAGCCTTCGCCAAGGCGCGCGAGGCGCTGGCGGTGGGCCTCGCCGACGTGGGCAGCCCGAGCTCGCGCGCGCTGGCCGCGTCGTTGACGGCGGAGTTGGGCTCCATCGAGGCGGATCTCGAGGACGACAAGGAGCAGTTCTCGCTCTTGTTCTCGGCGCTGGACTCGGGGGACAAGGATGCCATCAACCGCATCTTGGTCGAGGCGGGCCCGCAGGAGCACGCGGCCGAGCGGCGGGTGCGCGAAATCTCGGAGCGGGTGCGCGTCTCGATGGACCATATCTCCGAGGACGCGCAACGGCGCGAACAGCGGGCCATCTACGCGCTCATCGCGCTCGCGGTGCTGACCTTGGGTGTGGGGGTCGCGGTGTCGATCCACACGCGGCGCCTGCTGGCGCCTCTGGCGCGTGTGACCGAGAGGGCGCAAGCCGTGGCCCATGGCGATCTGACGCCGCAAGAGGTGGCGCCCACCGAGGATGAAATCGGCGACTTGGCCATGGCCTTCGAGCGCATGGTCGGCGCCGTGGCGAGCGCGCAGGCGCAGGCGCTTTCCAACGAGCGCCTTGCGGCCATCGGCAAAATGGCGGCGCACGTCACGCACGAGATCCGCAATCCGCTGTCCTCGATCGGTCTGAACATCGAGCTCCTGGAGGAGGAACTCGCCGCCCGCACCGACGCACGCGGCGAGTCGCGCGCGCTGCTGCAAGCGATTGCGCGCGAGGTGCAGCGGCTCGAGCATCTGTCCGAGGAGTACCTGCGCCTGGCGCGACTCCCCTCCCCGCGCATGGAGGCCGAGGACATCGCCGGCGCCGTGAACGAGGTGGTGAACTTCTCGCGCGCCGAGAACGAGCGCGCCGACTGCCATGTGCGGGTCGACATTGCCGACAAGCTGCCGCCGGCGTTGTTCGACGAGGCCCAGATCCGGCAAGCGCTTTTGAATCTGCTTCGCAATGCGCGCGAGGCGATGCCTCAAGGCGGCGACATCGACGTGATCGTGCGCGCCGAGGGCATGAGCGTGGTGGTCCGGGTGAACGACCGCGGTGGCGGCATCCCCGACGAGATCCGCCCCCGCGTGTTCGATCCGTTCTTTTCGACCAAGGGCGAGGGCACCGGCCTGGGCTTGGCCATCACGCGCCAGATCGTGGTCGCGCACGGCGGCTCCGTCACCGCCGAGCCGCGCGAAGGCGGGGGCACGAGCTTTC